The proteins below come from a single Flavobacterium lindanitolerans genomic window:
- a CDS encoding TolC family protein, whose protein sequence is MKKHILLYLGLFYLGQTVTAQNIWSLKECIAYGRANSFEASEIKILNASYKEDRKSIRASYLPQYNLVANGAFTANDNAVAWNPNAGLEINALLYSGFRKKHELQKADLIIAQSQYNIAIAENNVEMQVLYAYTEALTKKGQYQVCIDFYEKTRQLYDECSASKLLSPADGYFFEVLLQQDCQEIESLEQQYAIALLKIRQTINLYDDPDFEIAEIPSFTPGHTTLDVAYPLALIADPGISSNQLDIDIARESSQIAKTLLLPSINLRYTPYYELHKSGLQHYAGLQISLPVFNRTVQKTAIEKATIQGLFQEKQLDNQKEMLWNAVVLIISELKNRQSLYEISLTTLKKSTRLLNDSEEKLKNKNTYPEAYLIVRNWNKQCALDSVALKYQTITQAKLLDFYTGTTL, encoded by the coding sequence ATGAAAAAACATATCCTACTTTATCTGGGCCTATTCTATCTGGGCCAAACAGTTACGGCACAAAATATCTGGTCGCTTAAGGAGTGTATTGCTTATGGACGAGCCAACAGTTTTGAAGCTTCCGAAATTAAAATACTCAACGCTTCCTATAAAGAAGACAGGAAAAGCATTCGTGCTTCCTACCTGCCGCAGTATAACCTTGTTGCAAACGGTGCTTTTACGGCCAATGACAATGCTGTTGCCTGGAATCCGAATGCAGGCCTTGAAATCAATGCGCTCCTTTATTCCGGTTTCAGGAAAAAACATGAACTGCAGAAAGCCGACCTGATAATCGCCCAAAGTCAATACAATATTGCTATTGCCGAAAACAACGTCGAAATGCAGGTGTTGTATGCCTATACAGAAGCCCTTACCAAAAAAGGCCAGTATCAGGTCTGTATCGATTTTTATGAAAAGACCCGGCAGCTTTACGATGAATGCAGTGCCTCTAAATTGCTTTCTCCGGCCGATGGATATTTTTTTGAAGTTCTTTTACAGCAAGACTGTCAGGAAATTGAATCGTTGGAACAGCAATATGCCATAGCCTTGTTAAAAATCAGGCAGACCATCAATCTTTATGACGATCCAGATTTTGAAATTGCAGAAATCCCATCGTTTACACCAGGCCATACCACTCTTGACGTGGCTTATCCGCTGGCTCTTATTGCCGACCCTGGAATCAGCAGTAATCAGCTTGATATTGATATTGCCCGTGAAAGCAGCCAGATTGCCAAAACTTTATTACTGCCTTCGATAAACCTTCGTTACACGCCTTATTATGAGCTCCATAAATCAGGATTGCAACATTATGCCGGATTGCAGATTTCACTGCCCGTTTTCAATCGTACTGTTCAAAAAACAGCTATCGAAAAAGCTACCATACAAGGCTTGTTTCAGGAAAAACAATTGGACAACCAGAAAGAAATGCTTTGGAATGCGGTAGTGCTTATCATCAGCGAATTAAAAAACAGGCAGTCATTATATGAAATCAGCCTTACGACCTTAAAAAAATCAACACGTCTGCTAAATGACAGTGAAGAAAAGCTGAAGAATAAAAATACATATCCCGAAGCTTATCTGATCGTACGCAACTGGAACAAACAATGCGCTCTGGATTCTGTTGCCTTGAAATATCAGACCA
- a CDS encoding DUF2589 domain-containing protein, producing MSQQRFDHLLQAIHNAALKAQEITEEQHIMQIAKYFDEDGKPITQEIQVPTLDPDDDPETMTTLKVPLLSLLPPSAIKIKELKLSFKVGLGKIKIDPSDNKNGPSLDIDMGGGGGIFGKKQATAKVDITFEAGDPSESFLRINDYLVKSVI from the coding sequence ATGTCGCAACAAAGATTTGACCATTTGTTACAGGCTATCCACAATGCTGCACTAAAAGCCCAGGAAATTACGGAAGAGCAGCATATCATGCAGATAGCGAAATATTTCGATGAAGACGGAAAACCTATCACACAGGAAATCCAGGTACCGACTCTCGATCCGGATGATGACCCGGAAACAATGACTACGCTAAAGGTTCCTTTGCTAAGCCTTCTTCCTCCGTCTGCTATAAAAATCAAGGAATTGAAGCTGAGTTTCAAAGTTGGGCTTGGCAAAATAAAGATAGACCCGTCTGATAACAAAAACGGACCAAGCCTGGACATCGATATGGGCGGCGGTGGCGGTATTTTCGGTAAGAAACAGGCCACGGCTAAAGTTGACATCACCTTTGAGGCAGGAGATCCTTCGGAATCTTTTTTAAGAATCAATGACTATTTAGTCAAGAGTGTAATCTAA
- a CDS encoding DUF2589 domain-containing protein: MNIGDQFRGLPMEDLIGGPLSAAVKSNTDLAKSTAAFINDIGFEKVKDADGSIMPGPARMVDFVFERPGQDKEGNATVEEVKMKVPMLAIVPIPNLQVDLVDITFDMEVKSSTKSVESSASKGEFSASMSAKIAFFSVNASVSGSISSSKENTRSTDHSAKYHVAVKATNHGMPEGLARVLDIMNDAAKPRQIVAYKPNANGEIERGEDGKPTEQGKLVNADGTEVTPTSDTN; this comes from the coding sequence GAACATTGGAGACCAATTTAGGGGACTTCCTATGGAAGACCTTATCGGTGGGCCGTTATCGGCTGCCGTAAAGTCAAACACCGACCTGGCAAAATCTACTGCCGCGTTCATCAACGACATCGGTTTTGAAAAAGTAAAAGATGCCGACGGCTCAATTATGCCGGGGCCGGCACGTATGGTAGATTTCGTTTTCGAACGTCCGGGACAGGACAAGGAAGGAAATGCTACCGTTGAAGAAGTAAAAATGAAGGTGCCGATGCTTGCCATCGTACCCATTCCGAACCTACAGGTAGACCTTGTCGACATTACTTTTGACATGGAGGTTAAAAGCTCCACCAAATCTGTCGAATCTTCTGCTTCAAAAGGAGAATTCAGTGCTTCTATGAGCGCAAAAATTGCCTTCTTTTCTGTCAATGCCAGCGTTTCCGGGTCGATTTCATCGAGCAAAGAAAACACGCGTTCCACAGACCATTCTGCCAAATACCATGTGGCCGTAAAAGCTACCAATCACGGTATGCCGGAAGGTTTGGCCAGAGTACTGGACATCATGAATGATGCTGCAAAACCACGTCAGATTGTAGCCTACAAGCCTAATGCCAACGGTGAAATCGAAAGAGGCGAAGACGGTAAACCTACAGAGCAAGGCAAACTTGTCAATGCTGACGGTACCGAAGTAACTCCTACTTCAGACACAAATTAA